Proteins encoded by one window of Branchiostoma floridae strain S238N-H82 chromosome 6, Bfl_VNyyK, whole genome shotgun sequence:
- the LOC118418285 gene encoding tripartite motif-containing protein 2-like, translated as MCWHFTACKYNRLTMASNAFSEITEEFLVCLICLEDYKQPKVLPCLHTFCQPCLETLLATEPVGKLSCPSCRQDVPLPENGVQGLKSNFLVGKLHDILRQQPKGNEKSSEGVPCTACERGNPAEFYCVECTDYLCHLCNDTHHGLKMSKSHKVITIQDLQSGRLANELRARETSKCEYHNEPDKFCCDTCHRVICLHCVVTAHKDHQYVEIEKAAEREGVKIKAKLATVKNTADLHEKWIEELQSVKNDWPLQVQRTEEQIGKQAEAIIEAVQKVKSEKISQLRAMNAAREKQMEAAMEAAEMDLASAKSCVQFTDNVLEYGSPAEVMSVAGELTSRMEETADDKIAKRAELTKGFTNMTFDPPSCELERDVVKLIGGIKEIKVPFTSTLSPVKVNVEIGTRRRSPTLLKTVGQIGCGDGQFNCPTSLSVTTNGDIVVADRLNRRLQFLDKETSRTSNFKKKVELGFNPLCVVALTNNELLVTGDGHRIHVLDKQGRGARVIQVTGAAEKDKTTQGIVVDGLGRIIVTIGYQAFVLSHSGDVILKFGDKGQGQQQLSSSLRLTVNSSNQILISDCWNHNLKIFDPTGRHLFTCGTRGSEPGQLSIPYCVITDSEDNIIVADCHNHRVSVFSRDGTFIRHVLTREEHGLNYPKGLTLTHDGHLVVCDNHYLRIFKL; from the coding sequence ATGTGTTGGCACTTCACTGCGTGCAAATATAACCGTTTGACGATGGCGTCTAACGCTTTCAGCGAAATAACCGAGGAATTTCTCGTCTGCCTGATCTGTTTGGAGGACTACAAACAGCCTAAGGTGCtgccgtgtcttcacaccttctgccAGCCGTGTTTGGAGACGCTCCTGGCCACAGAGCCGGTGGGGAAACTCTCCTGTCCGTCGTGCCGACAGGACGTGCCCCTCCCAGAAAATGGCGTCCAGGGGCTGAAGTCCAACTTTCTTGTTGGTAAACTGCACGACATTCTGCGACAACAACCAAAAGGGAACGAGAAATCATCGGAGGGAGTCCCCTGTACGGCCTGTGAGAGAGGTAATCCTGCCGAGTTCTACTGTGTGGAGTGTACCGACTACCTGTGTCACCTATGCAACGACACGCACCATGGACTCAAAATGAGTAAGTCCCACAAAGTTATAACAATTCAAGACCTACAATCAGGCCGGCTGGCCAACGAGCTTCGGGCAAGGGAAACCTCCAAGTGTGAGTATCACAATGAACCGGACAAGTTCTGCTGTGACACCTGTCACCGGGTCATCTGTCTGCACTGTGTGGTAACGGCGCACAAAGATCACCAGTATGTGGAGATAGAGAAGGCGGCAGAGAGGGAGGGGGTAAAGATCAAGGCAAAACTGGCCACAGTCAAGAACACAGCAGACCTGCATGAGAAGTGGATAGAAGAGTTACAGTCAGTAAAGAATGATTGGCCTTTACAGGTACAGCGTACAGAAGAACAGATAGGAAAACAGGCAGAGGCTATCATAGAGGCCGTTCAGAAGGTGAAAAGTGAGAAAATCAGTCAGCTTCGCGCCATGAACGCTGCTCGGGAGAAACAGATGGAAGCCGCCATGGAGGCAGCTGAGATGGACCTGGCCTCAGCCAAGAGCTGTGTCCAGTTCACGGACAATGTGTTGGAGTACGGGAGTCCAGCGGAGGTCATGTCGGTGGCCGGAGAACTGACCTCACGGATGGAGGAAACCGCGGACGACAAAATCGCAAAGAGGGCGGAACTGACCAAGGGTTTTACCaacatgacctttgacccaccGTCTTGTGAGCTGGAACGGGACGTGGTAAAATTGATAGGTGggataaaagaaataaaagtgccATTTACAAGCACACTGTCACCAGTTAAGGTAAACGTGGAAATAGGTACCCGACGCAGAAGTCCTACACTGCTAAAAACTGTTGGTCAGATAGGCTGTGGAGATGGGCAGTTTAACTGTCCTACATCACTTTCTGTCACCACAAATGGAGACATTGTAGTGGCTGATCGTCTCAACAGACGTCTGCAGTTTCTTGACAAAGAAACTTCAAGAACTTCAAACTTCAAGAAGAAAGTTGAATTGGGGTTCAACCCATTGTGTGTGGTGGCACTGACAAACAATGAGCTGTTGGTGACAGGAGACGGACACAGGATTCACGTACTGGACAaacaggggaggggggcacgtgTCATCCAAGTGACAGGTGCTGCAGAGAAAGATAAAACTACACAAGGTATCGTTGTTGACGGTTTAGGGCGTATCATCGTCACTATCGGGTACCAAGCGTTTGTACTCAGCCACAGTGGTGACGTCATTCTGAAGTTCggggacaaaggtcaaggtcagcagCAATTGAGTTCCTCCCTCCGTTTAACCGTCAACAGCAGCAACCAAATCCTCATCAGTGACTGTTGGAACCACAACCTGAAGATATTTGACCCCACCGGTCGTCATCTCTTCACGTGCGGCACGCGTGGCTCGGAACCTGGTCAGTTGAGCATACCCTACTGTGTCATCACGGACAGCGAGGACAACATCATCGTGGCTGACTGTCACAACCACCGTGTTTCCGTGTTCAGTCGGGACGGCACGTTTATCAGGCACGTGCTGACACGGGAGGAACATGGACTAAACTATCCGAAGGGACTAACGCTGACTCACGACGGGCATTTGGTAGTTTGTGATAACCATTATCTCAGGATATTCAAGTTGTAA